The Echinicola rosea genome has a segment encoding these proteins:
- a CDS encoding anthranilate synthase component II, whose amino-acid sequence MLLLIDNFDSFSYILADYFRQAGFELDIVRNDTPLALLKEGNYDGVVLSPGPETPSKAGNLKGIFEYFHDKLPILGVCLGHQCIGEFFGARLVKGNRPVHGKVHSVIKLHDHSVLNGLPDRFKVTRYHSLELVDLPGCLQPLLVTAQHELMAMAHKSLPIIGIQFHPEAHLSEYGAELIKNWAKNCVGRL is encoded by the coding sequence ATGCTGTTACTAATTGATAATTTTGATTCTTTTTCGTATATCCTAGCGGATTACTTTAGACAAGCAGGTTTTGAGTTGGACATTGTCCGTAACGATACCCCGTTGGCACTGCTCAAAGAAGGAAATTACGATGGTGTAGTGCTTTCACCTGGGCCAGAAACCCCTTCCAAGGCCGGGAATCTCAAGGGGATTTTCGAATATTTCCATGACAAATTGCCCATTTTGGGAGTTTGCTTGGGGCATCAGTGCATTGGGGAGTTTTTTGGTGCCAGACTGGTCAAGGGCAACCGTCCCGTACATGGAAAAGTCCATTCTGTCATCAAGCTCCATGACCACTCCGTGCTGAATGGCCTGCCCGATCGATTTAAGGTGACCCGCTATCACTCTTTGGAGCTGGTGGATTTGCCGGGTTGCCTTCAGCCGCTCTTGGTGACAGCACAGCATGAATTGATGGCCATGGCCCATAAGAGCCTTCCCATAATAGGGATTCAATTTCACCCGGAAGCACATTTGAGCGAGTATGGTGCGGAATTGATCAAAAACTGGGCAAAGAATTGCGTGGGTCGTTTATGA
- a CDS encoding CvpA family protein encodes MNTIDIIILILLAIGAYSGYRQGLFIGVLSIVAFIIGIVFAFKFMHWGADLLAERVESLTFMLPFISFLIIFFLVTITIRILAYLVKKTLDLTILGTFDNFAGAILGLLKWGFMLSLLIWVAKSFGMEMPREELEKSYLFGVLEPYAPLVIDAMGTITPAIQDAVGRINELVEKSQDAVTN; translated from the coding sequence TTGAACACAATAGATATAATTATACTGATATTATTGGCCATTGGGGCTTATAGTGGCTATAGACAAGGGCTGTTTATTGGTGTGTTATCTATTGTGGCGTTTATCATTGGGATCGTGTTTGCCTTTAAGTTCATGCATTGGGGGGCGGATCTTTTGGCAGAGCGTGTGGAGAGCCTGACCTTTATGCTGCCCTTCATTTCATTTTTGATCATATTTTTTTTGGTGACCATTACGATACGGATTTTGGCGTACTTGGTCAAAAAGACCTTGGATCTGACCATTTTGGGGACCTTTGATAATTTTGCGGGAGCCATCTTAGGGTTATTGAAATGGGGTTTTATGCTCAGCCTGTTGATTTGGGTAGCCAAGTCTTTTGGTATGGAAATGCCGCGTGAGGAGCTGGAGAAGAGCTATCTTTTTGGTGTTTTGGAGCCTTATGCACCATTGGTGATCGATGCAATGGGCACCATTACCCCTGCCATTCAGGATGCCGTGGGAAGAATTAATGAACTGGTCGAAAAGTCGCAGGATGCTGTTACTAATTGA